A stretch of DNA from Streptomyces sp. NBC_01197:
GGAGCTGTCGGAGAGGCCCTGGACGAGCTGGGCACCGTCGTCAGGCAGCGCTACCGGCTGGCCACGGTCACCGTCGACCACCAGCGGGCGGGCAAGCTGGAGAACGACCTGCGGGCCACCGGCCGCGTCGTGCGCGAGGTCCGTTACGCGGAGGCGGTGACGATCGGCATCGCACTGCCGGACGCGGATGTCGCGGGCTTCCGGGCCTGGCTCGCCGACAGTACGGCAGGGGCCGCATCGCTGGAACTCGGCAGTGAGGCGTACGGCGACATCTGAAACCGGCGGCACCTGGAACCGCCGACGTCTGAAACCGGCGACGGCTGAAATCGCCGACGACCCTGTGTGCCGCCGTGCGGCGGTGGCCAAGTCACCGGACCGAGCCTCAGCAGTGTGTCCTGAGTACCTATGAGCTACCTGGCAGTACCCCGCACCGTTGAGGAACAGCGCCAAGCACGGCCGTCCCCGTGCGGGAGACGAGATGGGGTAGATCAATGTCTGGTGTTGTCCTGTACGCGCAAGACACGCACAGCGAGGCGCACGCATCCGGCCACGCCGGAGCCCAGGAGGAAGTGCTCACCGAACTGTGCTCGGTGCTCTTCGCCTCCCTGCCGCGCCGGGATCAGCGCAGGCGGGGTGTGGAGTACGTACGCGGACTCCTGGCGGCCGAAGGACGCAAATCGATCCGGAACATGGCCGCGCTGACCGGCGGGGCCACCACCGAACAGGGGCTGCACCACTTCATCAGCGGTTCCACGTGGGACTGGGCGGAGGTGCGCGGGCAGCTCGCCCGGTACCTGGCACGGGTAGCGCTCCCCAGTGCGTGGGTCGTGCGACCGATGATCATCCCGAAGGCCGGGGAGCACTCCGTCGGTGTGGACCGGCGGTACTTCCCCGCTTTCGGCCAGATCCTCAACGCCCAGCAGGCTTTCGGGGTCTGGGCGGCGTCCGACCGGATGAGCAGCCCGGTCAACTGGCGGCTGCACCTGTCCGGGGCGTGGCTCGACGACGGGCAGCGCAGGATACGGGCCTCGATTCCCGCATCGCTGAGTCCGGAGGAGACGCTGGGCGAGTGTGCGATCGAAGTGTGCCGGGAACTGGTGGTGGGACAGGGGCTGCCCCGTCTCCCGGTGGTGCTGGACTCCCGCGAGGCGGACGCCGCCACCACGGTCCGGCAACTGCGCGGCGCGGGACTGCCGTTCCTGGTCCGGGTGGGCGGCACCCAGCTGCTGAGCGCGTCGGAGGCCGCGGCGCCGGCCCGGCACGCCGAGCTGCCCGCGCACCAGATCATGGGCGCGGCGAAGCAGTTACGGCGTGAGGCCGTCTGGACCGACCATGGCCCGGCGGGGGTGGCGCGGACGAGCCTGGTCGCGGCCCTGCGCGTCGGGCTGCCCGCCCGGGCTTCCCGCTTCGGGGCTCCGGAACAAGTCGGTGCCCGGCGCGGTCTGTTGCTGCTCGGTGAGTGGAGGGACAGCGGGCGCTGGCCCAGCGGGCTCTGGCTCACCGACCTGACCGACGCGCCGCCTGGCGCGCTGCTGCGGCTGAGCAAACTGATCGGCCGGGTCGACCGCGACTGCGCCGAGATCGCCGACCAGGTGGGTATCAGGGACTACGCGGGGCGCTCCTTCGGCGGCTGGCACCGGCACCTCACCCTGGCCTCGGCCGCCCACGCGATCACCGCCGTGGCCGGCGCGGCAGCACAGGAGTCCCGGGCTTCGTGACGTCGCGCGGGCGACGCCGCGGCGGGCGCCAGACGTCCGGGGCTCCGGGAACGGTGGCGGCGGACGACAGCCCCCCGCCCCGGAGGGCATGGCGGATCCGGGAGAGGCGCAGGGCCAGTTGCACCTCGAACGCCCGCTCCGGCTGCTGCCAGCCGGCACCCAGCAGTTCGCCTATGCGCTCCAGCCGCCGGGTGACCGTGTTGGGGTGCACATGCAGCCGTTCGGCCGCGTACGTCGGGCTGGCGCCCGTCTCGAAGTACGCCTCCAGGGTGGGGACCAGTGCGGTGAGGCGCAGCCGGTCGTAGTCGGCCACCGGCCCGATCGTGGCGTCGATGAACGCGCCGACGTCATGGCTGCCCGACAGCAGTACGCCGAGGCCGCCCAGCTCGCGTGGCGAGGCGGCACGGCCGACGGCTCCGAGGGTGGTCATCGCGTCGAGGCAGCGCTTGGCCTCCTGGTGGGCGCCGGAGACCGGCAGGGCTTCGGTCACCGGGCCGGCCGCGGCCACCGTCACGCGCCGGTCGAGAAGCGGGGAGAGCTCGGCATGGACGGCCCGGGCCGCTGCTCCCGCTTCGTTGCCCGGAAGCAGGAGAACGACCGAGCCCTCACGCATACTCATGAGCCCGTTCACGCGCTCTGTGTACGTGACCGCCCAGGCGCTCAACTCCCTCCCGCACGCCCGCTCGGGACGGGCGATGACCACGGTGTGCGACTTGTGCAGGTCGATGCCGCAGCGGCGGGCGCGGGCCTCCAGAAGATGGGACGGGTGCCCGGAGAGCGCCAGCAGGTCGTCCAGAAGGCTGTGCCGGATCCGTCCGTGGGCGCCTGCGCTCCGGCCGGCCTCCAGAAGAAGCGCGATGGCGGTGAACCGTGCGCCCAGCCCCAGTAACCGCTCTTCGAACTCGGTGAGCCGGTGCCCCGGGAACATGAGCAGGGTGCCGAGGTGCTCCTCACCCGCGACGATCGGTGCGGTCCAGGAGCCGTCGGCCAGCGCGACGGGGTCGCCGGCGGCTCGCGCCCCCGCGGTGTCAGGAGAGGACGATGCCGGAGTGGACGTGGCAGGAGGGCGAGCGGTCTCACCGAGGTCCGGCGGTGGCTCACCGGCCGTGGCGAGGAAAGTACCGTCCAGGGCGTGCACCCGTACCGCCCCGTCCAGCCGTCGGGCCAACTCCGCGAGGAGGGGTTGCGGGCCTCCGCCGTTCAGTACCAGTGCGGTGAACCGGCTCTGCGTCTCGCTCAGTTCGCGCTCCAGCCGGAGAGCGGGCCCCTCCAGGGCTGCGACCGTGGCCGCGTCGAGCAGGCGCGCGCTCTCGATGGCCGCGCCCGCGAGGTCTCCCAGGGAGCTCATCAGCGAGATCTCGTCGGCGCTGAAGTGACGCACGTTCCGGGCGGCGGCACAGAGAGCGCCGACCGGCCGGGTGCCCCGGCTCAGCGGCACCGCCACGATCGCGCGCAGCCCCTCGGCCCCGGCGACCTCGTCGAAGGCCGGGTGGTGGCAGAACCGTCTGTCGGCGGGGTAGTCGGGCGTCCAGAACGGCGCGGAGCTGACGAGGGCCTCACCGACCGGCCCCGTGTCGGCCGGCAGCCTCAGGCCCACCGTCCTGGTCGATGTGTGACCATCGACGCTGCGGACGTGTACGAATCCCTGCTCCCCGTCGGGGAAGCCGACGAAGGCCAGGTCGAGGCCGAGCAGCAGACGGGCCCGGCGCGTGACGACTCTGAGCACGGCGTCGAGTTCCTGCGCGGTGGCGAGCTCGCGTGCGGTGTCGACGAGGGCTGAGAGTCTCGTCTCCCGCTGCTGGCGCCGGCCCGACTGCGCGTGGATCCGCAAGGCCAGCCCCCTGGCCCGCTTCAGTACCTCCCGCCTCGCGTCGGCGACACCTCCTTCAAGGACTCGCGTCACCAGTTCTTCCACCTGCTCCACCGGTGCTTCTTCGGCCAGTAACTCCAGCACGGCAAGCGCGTCGGATCCCACCCTGATCTGCGACAAGATGCTCCCCCTTTGTCATGTTCTCGCAGCTGCGTTCCCCTTTGCGCAGCCCCTCGGAATTTACGCAGCCGACCTGACGGAGTCAACAGTTTGTTGAACGACGGAGGGAGGTGCGAACGGGGCGCGGCACAGCGGACGCCCTGCCTCCGGCCCTCGCCGATTCCCCGGCGGAAACCTGATGGAGTACCCGCCACTTGACGGATTGCGCCGACTGACCTTGGCGGGTGCTTCGTCCGCGTCACAGGATCGGGGCAGTGCGAAGCGGGCCTGCGCCTCCCGGCCGGCCGGGCCCCGTGCGCCTTGTTCATCCACTGAGGGAGAGCGCCATGTTGAACGTCGCCGTGGTCTATTACTCGTCAACCGGGAACGTACACCGGCTCGCCGATGCGGCAGCCGTCTCCGCGGGGAAAACGGGCGCCGAGGTGCGCCTGCGCCGGGTGGCGGAAGTGTTTCCGCAGTCGCAGGTGGCCGGGAACGAGGCCTGGGCCGCACATCTGGACGCCAGCCGTGAGGTACCCCTGGCCGCCCTGGACGACCTGGAGTGGGCGGACGCGATCCTCTTCGGCACGCCGACCCGGTTCGGCCTCCCCGCCGCGCAGTTGAAGCAGTTCCTCGACACCACCGTGGGGCTTTCACTCCAGGGCAAGCTGGTGAACAAGGTCGTCTCCTCGTTCACCTCGTCGGCAGCCGGGCACAGCGGGCAGGAGAGCACCATCCTGGCGCTGAACAACACCTACTACCACTGGGGCGCGATCATCGTGCCGACCGGCGCCGTGGACCCGGTCCTCTCGGCACCGGGCAACGGCAACCCGTACGGGGTCAGCAGCGTCTCCGGTAACCGGCCCGGCAACGTCAGTGAGGAGAACCTCGCGGCCATGGAGTTCCACGCCCGCCGGGTCGCCGGGATCGCATCCGCCCTCAAGCGGGGCTTCCAGGCCGGCTGACGTCTCCGCCGCCGTGCCGACCCCGTCAGCACGCGGCGCAGCCCGCGCCGGAAGGCACACCATCACAGGAGGTCCGACGCATGGAGAGAAAGATCGCCCTGGTCACGGGCGCAGCCGGCGGAATCGGCGAAGCCGTGGTCCGGGCACTGGGGGAGCGCGGCGTACGGATCGCCGCGGTCGACCGGGACGGCGAACGACTCAGCCGCACGGTGGACGGTCTCGTCGCCGAGGGGCACCACGTCGACGGCTTCGTCTGCGACGTCACGAACAGCCGGGCCGTCGAAACGACGGTCGAGAGGGCCGAGGCAGAGCTGGGGCCCGTGGACCATCTCGTCAACGCGGCCGGTGTGCTGCGCCTCGGGGCGGCCCGGAGCCTCACCGACGAGGACTGGGTATCGACGTTCGCGGTCAACACCACCGGTGTCTTCCACATGTGCCGCGCGGTCGCCAACCGGATGGTCCCCCGCTCGCGCGGCGGCATCGTCACCGTAGCGTCGAACGCGGCCGGCACCCCCCGTACGGACATGGCCGCGTACGCCGCGTCGAAGGCGGCGGCGTCCATGTTCACCAAGAGCCTCGGCCTGGAACTGGCGCGGTACGGCATCCGCTGCAACGTGGTCGCGCCCGGCTCGACCGACACCCCGATGCTCACCTCGATGTGGCAGGACGAGAGCGGGCCCAAGGGCACCATCGAAGGCCGGCCCGAAGCCTTCCGCGTGGGCATCCCGCTCGGCAGGCTGGCCCGTCCATCGAACATCGCCGACGCCGTCGTCTTCCTCCTCTCGGACCAGTCCTCGCACATCACCCTGCACGACCTGACGGTCGACGGGGGTGCCGCACTCGGTGTCTGACCGCCCCACTGACCCCAACCAGCGGAGAAGGACCTTGCCCGGCATACCCCGAATCGATCCGTACCCGATGCCGACGTCTGCGGAGCTCCCCGCGAATGTCGCGGAGTGGACCGTTGACCCGGAGCGGGCCGTGCTGCTCGTCCACGACATGCAGCGCTACTTCCTGCAGCCACTGCCCACTGCCCTGCGTGACGAACTCGTCTGCAACGCGGCGACGTTGCGTGACCGCTGTGCGGCGCTCGGCATCCCCGTGGCCTACACGGCCCAGCCCGGCGGGATGACGGGGGAACAGCGCGGTCTGCTCGCCGACTTCTGGGGCCCTGGCATGCGCACCGCCCCCGCCGACCGGGAGGTCGTCGGGCCGCTGGCCCCGGTCCCCGGCGACTGGGTGTTCACCAAGTGGCGCTACAGCGCCTTCTTCCGGTCCGACCTGCTCAAGCACATGCGCGGGGCCGGCCGGGACCAACTGATCATCTGTGGTGTGTACGCACACGTCGGTGTGCTGATGACCGCTGTCGACGCTTTCACCAACGACATCCGGACGTTCCTGGTGGCGGACGCCGTCGCCGACTTCTCCGCGGACCAGCACCGACAGGCCGTCGAGTACGCGGCGAGCCGCTGTGCGATGGCGGTCACGACCAAGGAAGTCCTGCTGTGACCGGAACCCGAGAGCGCGCCCCCCTGCCCCCGGGCGGCCCCGATCTGCTCGGACAGGTGCTCGGCGACCGGCCGCCGCCGTTCGCACTGCTCCACCGTCCCGCGGCGACGGGCCGGGGCACGCTCGACGTCCTGCTCGGTGAGGTCTCGACGCCCGCCACGCTCGCGGAGATCCCGCTGCCGGAAGCCCCTGCCCGGCCGGGTGCTCCCCGGCACGAGATGCTGGTCCTCGTCCCCTACCGTCAGATCGCCGAGCGCGGCTTCGTCTGCGCCGACGACGGCGCGCCGCTGATCGCCATGACCGTCGTCGGCCAGGCGACCACTACGGTCACCGATGCGCTGTCCCGGATTCCCGACACCGCCATCGAGCTGGCCGACGGGCACTTCGACATCGACGACGACACCTATGCCGACACCGTCCGCCGGGTGATAGCCGACGAGATAGGCCAGGGCGCGGGGGCCAACTTCGTCCTCAAGCGCACATTCGTGGCCGACATCACCGGTTATACGCCGCGCAGTGCGCTCACCCTCTTCCGCCGGCTGCTGCTGGGGGAGTCGGGCGCGTACTGGACGTTCATCGTCCACACCGGGACGCGTACGTTCGTCGGGGCCACACCGGAGTGTCACGTCAGCCTGCGCGACGGAACCGCCGTGATGAACCCCGTCAGCGGTACCTACCGCTACCCGCCGACGGGGCCCACCCTGCCCGGCGTGCTGGAGTTCCTCGCCGACCGCAAGGAGGCCGACGAGCTCTACATGGTCGTCGACGAGGAACTGAAGATGATGGCCCGCGTCTGTGAGCAGGGCGGCCGGGTGACGGGCCCCCGTCTCAAGGAGATGACGCGCCTCGCGCACACCGAGTACGTCATTGAGGGGCGCAGCACCAGGGATGCGCGCGAGATCCTGCGCGAGACGATGTTCGCGCCCACGGTCACCGGCAGCCCGCTGGAGAACGCCTGCCGGGTCATCCACACGTACGAGCCGCAGGGACGCGGCTACTACAGCGGGGTGGTGGCGCTCATCGGGCAGGACGGGACCGGTGCCCGCGCCCTCGACTCCGCGATCCTCATCCGTACCGCCGACATCGGCGAGGGGGGACGGGTGAACATCAGCGTCGGCGCGACGCTCGTACGCCACTCCGACCCGGCTTCCGAAGTGGCGGAGACCCGCGCCAAAGCCGCAGGGCTGCTCGCGGCGCTGCAGGCCGACGCGCCGGCGACGCTGGCATCGCACCCCCAGGTGCGGGCGGCGCTGGAACGGCGCAACGCCACCATCGCCGGCTTCTGGCTCGCCGACGGCGAGGCGGACCGGCCCCGCGGCCCCGGCGAGGACGCAGCGAACGGCGCGCCGTCCGGCAGGGGCAGCAAGGTGCTCGTCGTCGACGCGGAGGACACCTTCACCGCGATGCTCGCCCACCAACTCCGTTCGGTGGGGCTCTCCGTGACGGTGCGGCGTTTCGACGAGCCGTACAGCCTCGACGGCTGGGACCTGGTCATCATGGGGCCGGGCCCCGGTTCCCCGCACGACAGCGGCCATCCCAAGATCGCACACCTGCGGGCGGCGATACGGACCCTGCTCGCCGAGCGGCGGCCCTTCCTCGCCGTCTGTCTCAGCCATCAACTCCTCAGCCGTGAGACCGGCTTCGAGGTGGTCCGCCGGGCCACGCCCAACCAGGGCGTGCAGCGCGAGATCGATTTCTTCGGCCTGCGGGAGCGGGCCGGTTTCTACAACACCTTCGCCGCGGTCTCCTCCCACGACAAGGTCGACTGCGGTGCGGCCGGGATCGTGGAGGTGAGCCGCGACACCCGCACGGGCGAGGTGTACGGCCTGCGCGGCACCCACTTCGCCTCGATGCAGTTCCACCCCGAGTCCCTGCTCACCCAGGACGGCGTACGCATCCTGGAACGGCTCATGGCGGAGGTGCTGAACCCATGACGTCCGTGGACGCGTTCACGCCCGGCCCGACTCCACGTGCCGTACCCGCCCGTATGACGGACTCCGCGCCGGTTCCTGGACCCGGGCCCGCGCCGGCGGTGTCATCTGCCCCAGACCTCCACCCACCTGTGCAGCCGCAGTCGAAGCCGAGGACATCCTGATGTTACGGATACCTTCCAGCAACAACGGCCTCTATCTCGGATCGGTGCCCGAATCGGCCGCCGCGAAGAATGGCGGCACACTGATCACGCTCGACCACGACATGGTCACCCTCCCCGGCGTCGGCCGGACGCTGACCGTCGCCGAACTCGCCGAGCACGTCGACGACATGGCGGGCCGGCTGTGGGCCGCCGGGGTCCGGCCCAGTGAACACGTCGCCATCCACCTGAGCCCCGGATTCGACATCTACGTGCTGGCGACGGCGGCTGCCCGTATCGGCGCCGTGCCGGTGATGCTGTCACCGGCTCTGAAGGGCGAGAGCGTCGCGGCGCTGCTCGAACGACTGGATCAGCCGCATCTGCTCACGGACGCGGCGAAGCTGGACGGGACACTGTCCGCCTTCCCGGTCGCCGATCTCGCCGACCGCGTCATCGTCGCCACCGGCTCCCGGCCGGACGCGGTGTCCCTGGACGGGCTGGCCGGGGCGCCGCGGCAGCGGCCCGTCATGCTCCACCCCGACCAGCCCGCGCTGATGACGCACACCTCCGGCACCACAGGGCTGCCGAAGCTCGTCGTGCACTCCGCGCGCACCCTGCGCGGCCGGTTCCGCCCGCAGGAGCGGCTCGCCTCCTTCGTCCACCGGCGCGAGACCGTGGCCATCCATGTGTCGTACGTGCACTCGCGGATGTATCTGGCGCTCGCCGTACTACTGCCACGGGCCATGCCGCTGGTCATCATGAACGACTCGGACCCCGCCGGGGTCGCCGAACTCTTCGCCGAGACGCGTCCCGGGTTCATCGAAACCCATCCGAACTCCTTCATGGAGTGGGAGGAACTCGTCGACCACCCGCGCAGACCGCTCGCCAACGTCCGTTATTTCAGCAGCACGTTCGACGCGATCCACCCGAGCACCATGGACCGGCTGCTGCGGGCGTCGGAGCGCCGCTCGCCGCTGTTCTTCCAGATCTACGGCCAGAGCGAGTGCGGTCCGCTGGTGGGCCGCGGCTACACCCGGAAGAACGCGCACAAGGCCGACGGCCGGTGCCTGGGGTTCGCCATGCCCGGCGTGACGAACTTCCGGCTGGTGAGCCGCAACGGCGCCCGGCCGTCCCGGGAGACCCCCGGGTACATCGAGGTGAGCACCGGCGGCCGCGCCCTGACCTACTTCGGGGAGCGGGACCGCTTCGACCAGCAGGTGCACGGCAGTTGGTGGCGAGGCGGCGATGTCGGATACCGCTCCAGGTTCGGCTGCCTCCATCTGCTGGACCGCGAGGTCGACGTCATCCCGACCATCCACAGCACCCTTGAGGTCGAGGACACCCTGCTCGGCCGGCTGGAGGAGCTGACCGAACTCGTCGTGGTGGCGGGCCCGCGCCAGGAGCCCGTCCCGGTCGTGTGCACCAGGGACGACCGGCCCCTGGAAGCCGAACGGTGGCGGTCGGCCGTGGCCGATCTCGCGCCGATGGCGGCCCCGGTCCAGATGCCGCTCACGGAGCTGCCCCGTACGGCCACCATGAAGATCAAGCGCATCGAACTGTCCCAGTGGCTGCGGTCGCAGGAGGGCCCGGAATCGTGACACAGCAGATGACCGGGGCCGACGCCCGGCCCCCCTCGGCGGACTTCGACGTGCTCGTGGTCGGTGCCGGACCGAGCGGGCTGACGGCGGCCTGCGAGCTGCTGCGGCGCGGGGTCCGGGTGCGCCTCATCGACCGGGCGCCGCAGCCCGTCCGGGCCCCGAAGGCCCTCTCGCTGTGGCCGCGGGCGCTCGACATCCTGGAGGACGTGGGGCTGTACGAGGAGATCCGGCGGAGTTCCACCCGGATCGACGCCTTCAGTTACTTCTCCGACCGCAGGCTGCTCGCCTCCTTCGGCTTCACCGAGGACCTGGCGTCCCGGATCCTCCCGCAGTACGAGACCGAACAGGCGCTCACCGGACAGCTGGAGAGCCTCGGCGGCAAACCCGAACGCGGCGTGCGGCTCCTGGCCCTCGACGACGTCGACCACTCCGGGGATATCGGGGCCACCGGCGGTGTCACCGCCGTACTCGAGCATGCCGACGGGGGAGTGGAACGCGTCAGGGCGCCCTTCGTCATCGGCGCCGACGGAGCGGGCAGTTCGGTGCGCGGCCAGCTGGGCATCGGCTTCGAGGGCAGCACGTACGAAATGGCCTTCGCGCTGGTCGACACCCGTATCGAGGGCCACCTTCCGCCGGACGAGATCAGCTACTACCAGTCCCCGGCGGGGACGCTCGTGATCGTGCCGATGCCCGGCGGTGTCTTCCGCTTCCTGTCCGTCATGCCCGGCGGCCAGGAGGTGAGCGTGCCCATGATGCAGGCCGTACTCGACGAACGGGGGCCACGCGGCGTACGGATCACGGAACCGGTCTGGCAGACGGTCTTCCGGGTCCATGCCCGGCACGCCACCGACTTCCAGCGCGGACGCGTCTTCCTCATGGGCGACGCGGCGCATGTGCACAGCCCGGCGGGCGGCCAGGGCATGAACAACGGGCTCCAGGACGCCAACAACCTGGGCTGGAAACTGGCTTCGGTGATCCATGGTCAAGCGCCGGGCTCGCTGCTGCGGAGCTACGGGCCGGAACGCTCCGAAGCGACCCGCCGCATCGTCCGTGACACCGATCTGCAGACCCGGGCCTGGATGGTCGACAGCCAGCTGCGCATCCGGGCCCGCGACGCCGCCTTCCGGCTGCTCGACAGGTCCGGCGCGGTGTCCCGGCTCTACGCACCCGTGATGGCGGGCCGGCGCCTGGCCTATACGCCGGCCCGCGACACCCAGTACCCGGCCCGCCGGTCCGGCTGCCCGCCGCGGACCCGCCTTCCCGGCGGTCTGAAGGTCGGCGCGGTCTTCCCCCGGGAGCGGGCGGTGCCCCTCGGTATCTCGGGCCCGGACGTGGACCCCTCGGCCTGGGCGCTCGCCGTCCTCGCGCCCCGGGAGGCTTCCGCCTGGCTGACCGAGGTCGGGAACCTGGCCGCCCGGTGGCCGCTGGTGCGCGTCGTGCGGACGGCCCGCGCCGATGTCGCGACGCACGGCGGCTGCGGCCGGCCGGGCTACTACCTCGTCCGTCCGGACGGGCATATCGCGGCGCACGGCCACGAGCGGGACCTGAACCGGCTGGAGGCCGAACTGGGGTCCGCGCTGCTGCCGCGAACCTGAGCATCTGCCGCACGGCACAGGGCCGTTGGGGTTGCGTCCTCGTATCGAAGACATTTAATATCCAGGATATGAGGATGCATGAGGGCGTCGAATGGGCGCTGCACAGTTGCCTCAACCTGGCGTGGGCGGGGGACGAGCGGGCGATCACCGCCGCCCGGCTCGCGGCGTACCACGATCTGCCCGCCGCGTACCTCAACAAGCAGCTTCAGGCGCTGGCCCGGGCGGGCATCGTGTCGTCCGCTCCGGGCCCGCGGGGCGGGTTCCGGCTGGCCCGCAGACCCGAGGACGTCACCCTGATGGATGTGGTGGCGGCGATCGAAGGACCGGAGCAGGCCTTCCGCTGTACCGAGATCCGGCAGCAGGGGCCGGGCGCGGGGATGCCGGACAACTACGGCGAACCGTGCACCGTCTCGCGGGCCATGCGCAGCGCCGAGCTCGCCTGGCGCCAGGAGCTCGCGGGCCAGACCCTCGCGGACGTCAAGGCCACGGCCGAGCGCACCGCTCCCGGTGTACCCGCCCGCGTGCGCCGCTGGTTCGCCGACTCGCGCACCTGACCCGCACCGGCCCCCGGGCGGCCGCGGGAAGACCTGCACAGCAATTCTGGACATTTCTTATCCTGATACCCAAGGGGTTCAACCATGAGTGCTCAGCCTGAACTCATCTGTGTCCGCGAGGTGTTGCCCCGGTGGACGGCAGATCCGCGACCACTGCGGCAGGGGATCGGGGGCACTCCGTGACGGACCTCGAATCTCCGGTGTCCACCACCGGACCGGACAGGTCGCCGCTGAAGGGGTGGCTCGCGGTCTCCGCCGTCACCCTGGGAATCTTCGCCCTGATGACGTCGGAACTGCTGCCGGTGGGTCTGCTCACGCCGGTCGGATCCGAGCTGAACGTGTCCGAGGGTACGGCCGGACTGATGGTGACGGTGCCCGGCCTGGTGGCCGCGGTATCGGCGCCGCTGATCACCGTCGCCGCCGGCCGGCTGGACCGCCGGTGGGTGCTGGCCGTACTGGTCGGCCTGGTCGGCGTGGCCAACCTGGCCGGTGCCTTCGCCCCGGACTTCGCCACCCTGCTCATCGCCCGTCTCTTCATCGGCGTGAGCGTCGGCGGCTTCTGGGCGATCGCGGGCGGCCTCGCCCTGCGACTGGTGCCGGAGAAGCATGTCCCCCGGGCCATGTCGATCATCTTCGGCGGTGTGTCGACCGCATCCGTTCTCGGGGTGCCCACCGGCACCCTGCTCGGCGACATGAGCGGCTGGCGCACCGCCTTCGCCTCGGTCGGGGCCCTCGGCCTGGCGGCGCTGGTCTGCCTGGTCCTCATGGTCCCGCCGCTGCCGGCCACCCGGACGATCACCATGGCCGAACTGCCCGCGCTGCTCCGGGCCAACGCGGCGATCCGTATCGGCGTACTGGCCACCTTCCTGCTCATCACCGGCCACTTCATCGCGTACACGTTCGTCCGCCCGGTCCTCCAGGACATCTCCGGTTTCGACGGCGACATGACCAGTTCGCTGCTGCTCATCTACGGAGTGGCGGGCATCCTCGGCAATTTCGTGGC
This window harbors:
- a CDS encoding RrF2 family transcriptional regulator; amino-acid sequence: MHEGVEWALHSCLNLAWAGDERAITAARLAAYHDLPAAYLNKQLQALARAGIVSSAPGPRGGFRLARRPEDVTLMDVVAAIEGPEQAFRCTEIRQQGPGAGMPDNYGEPCTVSRAMRSAELAWRQELAGQTLADVKATAERTAPGVPARVRRWFADSRT
- a CDS encoding FAD-dependent monooxygenase: MTQQMTGADARPPSADFDVLVVGAGPSGLTAACELLRRGVRVRLIDRAPQPVRAPKALSLWPRALDILEDVGLYEEIRRSSTRIDAFSYFSDRRLLASFGFTEDLASRILPQYETEQALTGQLESLGGKPERGVRLLALDDVDHSGDIGATGGVTAVLEHADGGVERVRAPFVIGADGAGSSVRGQLGIGFEGSTYEMAFALVDTRIEGHLPPDEISYYQSPAGTLVIVPMPGGVFRFLSVMPGGQEVSVPMMQAVLDERGPRGVRITEPVWQTVFRVHARHATDFQRGRVFLMGDAAHVHSPAGGQGMNNGLQDANNLGWKLASVIHGQAPGSLLRSYGPERSEATRRIVRDTDLQTRAWMVDSQLRIRARDAAFRLLDRSGAVSRLYAPVMAGRRLAYTPARDTQYPARRSGCPPRTRLPGGLKVGAVFPRERAVPLGISGPDVDPSAWALAVLAPREASAWLTEVGNLAARWPLVRVVRTARADVATHGGCGRPGYYLVRPDGHIAAHGHERDLNRLEAELGSALLPRT
- a CDS encoding class I adenylate-forming enzyme family protein, which gives rise to MLRIPSSNNGLYLGSVPESAAAKNGGTLITLDHDMVTLPGVGRTLTVAELAEHVDDMAGRLWAAGVRPSEHVAIHLSPGFDIYVLATAAARIGAVPVMLSPALKGESVAALLERLDQPHLLTDAAKLDGTLSAFPVADLADRVIVATGSRPDAVSLDGLAGAPRQRPVMLHPDQPALMTHTSGTTGLPKLVVHSARTLRGRFRPQERLASFVHRRETVAIHVSYVHSRMYLALAVLLPRAMPLVIMNDSDPAGVAELFAETRPGFIETHPNSFMEWEELVDHPRRPLANVRYFSSTFDAIHPSTMDRLLRASERRSPLFFQIYGQSECGPLVGRGYTRKNAHKADGRCLGFAMPGVTNFRLVSRNGARPSRETPGYIEVSTGGRALTYFGERDRFDQQVHGSWWRGGDVGYRSRFGCLHLLDREVDVIPTIHSTLEVEDTLLGRLEELTELVVVAGPRQEPVPVVCTRDDRPLEAERWRSAVADLAPMAAPVQMPLTELPRTATMKIKRIELSQWLRSQEGPES
- a CDS encoding MFS transporter, yielding MTDLESPVSTTGPDRSPLKGWLAVSAVTLGIFALMTSELLPVGLLTPVGSELNVSEGTAGLMVTVPGLVAAVSAPLITVAAGRLDRRWVLAVLVGLVGVANLAGAFAPDFATLLIARLFIGVSVGGFWAIAGGLALRLVPEKHVPRAMSIIFGGVSTASVLGVPTGTLLGDMSGWRTAFASVGALGLAALVCLVLMVPPLPATRTITMAELPALLRANAAIRIGVLATFLLITGHFIAYTFVRPVLQDISGFDGDMTSSLLLIYGVAGILGNFVAGSRAATNVRRTLFVIAVVLTAAMVLIPVLGTGHIGGLILLVVWGLGYGGVSVSLQTWMLKAAPEAGEAASSLFVMMFNLSIALGALIGGRVVDGSTAGVLWLGGALVLLTAVAVGSSRKAQLA